A single window of Hymenobacter sp. APR13 DNA harbors:
- the paaE gene encoding 1,2-phenylacetyl-CoA epoxidase subunit PaaE: MSRFHTLKVKSITRETPDCVSVALDVPAELRDTFRFTQGQYLTFRRNLNGEEVRRSYSICSSPLENEWRVAIKQVPEGRFSTHAVQELRVGDELEVMPPMGHFTTELHAEQAKQYVLFAAGSGITPVLSILKTVLLTEPNSRVTLIYGNRGRNSIIFKEEIEGLKNRFLQRLSVYHVLSREQGDTDLLFGRIDGAKARVFLDKIIPAQKIDEAFLCGPEEMILEVKSVLLEAGVAPEKVHFELFASAAGAQKAAARQAQRPAGQDDKHSQVTVQLEGTKRILEMSYYGDTILDAVLETGADAPYSCKNGMCSTCRCRVTEGTVEMDVNYSLSEKEVAQGYVLSCQARPTSERVVVDFDQ, from the coding sequence ATGAGCCGCTTTCATACGCTTAAAGTCAAGAGCATCACCCGCGAAACGCCTGATTGCGTGAGCGTGGCGCTGGACGTGCCCGCCGAGCTGCGCGACACGTTCCGGTTCACGCAGGGCCAGTACCTCACGTTTCGGCGGAACCTGAACGGCGAGGAAGTGCGCCGCAGCTACTCCATCTGCAGCAGCCCGCTGGAAAACGAGTGGCGCGTGGCCATCAAGCAGGTGCCGGAAGGGCGCTTTTCCACCCACGCCGTGCAGGAACTGCGCGTGGGCGACGAGCTGGAGGTGATGCCCCCGATGGGCCATTTCACCACCGAGCTGCACGCCGAACAGGCCAAACAGTACGTGCTGTTCGCGGCCGGCTCGGGCATCACGCCGGTGCTGTCCATCCTGAAAACAGTGCTGCTAACGGAGCCCAATAGCCGCGTGACGCTTATCTACGGCAACCGGGGCCGCAACTCCATCATCTTCAAGGAAGAAATCGAGGGCCTGAAAAACCGCTTCCTGCAGCGCCTGAGCGTGTACCACGTGCTCAGCCGCGAGCAGGGCGACACCGATCTGCTGTTCGGCCGCATCGACGGCGCCAAAGCCCGCGTGTTCCTCGACAAAATCATTCCGGCGCAGAAAATCGACGAGGCGTTTCTGTGTGGGCCCGAGGAGATGATTCTGGAGGTGAAAAGTGTGCTGCTGGAAGCTGGCGTTGCGCCCGAGAAGGTGCATTTCGAGCTGTTTGCCTCGGCCGCCGGCGCCCAGAAAGCCGCTGCCCGCCAGGCCCAGCGCCCCGCCGGCCAGGACGACAAGCACAGCCAGGTAACGGTGCAGCTGGAAGGCACGAAGCGCATCCTAGAAATGTCGTACTACGGCGACACGATTCTGGACGCGGTGCTCGAAACCGGGGCTGATGCGCCGTATTCGTGCAAAAACGGCATGTGCAGCACCTGCCGCTGCCGCGTGACGGAAGGCACCGTAGAAATGGACGTGAACTACTCGCTTTCCGAAAAGGAAGTGGCCCAGGGCTACGTCCTCAGTTGCCAGGCCCGCCCCACTTCGGAACGGGTAGTGGTGGATTTCGACCAGTAA